One segment of Natronobacterium texcoconense DNA contains the following:
- a CDS encoding DUF58 domain-containing protein has protein sequence MRRGRVSRWHSGVVASIVLVATGAFLGIQSLLLASIVPVTYLGYAALSSAPDPETTLTVERDCTPRMPLPGERVEVTLTVENDSSRTLPDVRIADHVPDGLEVVEGSPERAVTLRAGDRTELTYAVRPQRGTYAFDAPWIRLRSLSATAVATASPTVRGDDALECTIPLNGFPIDRQTIPLAGTVASDSGGPGYEFHSTREYQQGDPLSRVDWRRYARTGELGTVLYREQESAKIVVIVDGRAVTQVTPEPGRPDGTTLAAYTGIVTSSALADVGHSVGMIGFGIEGEIPGVYTGPPAYVEPGAGADVGGRISRVCDAIAARGSDGASSDDARTPSRTNQPGHNRSALRSDSGKAAAHLETLLPGDAQLVVCTPAVDDAIVDLAIALRRRGFRTTMVSPDVTDGDEVGARLAGVERHARLERLRRLEVPVVDWNTSEPLVTALSQGLGEVIR, from the coding sequence ATGCGTAGGGGACGCGTCTCGCGGTGGCACTCCGGCGTCGTCGCCTCGATCGTGCTCGTCGCCACCGGTGCGTTCCTGGGGATCCAGTCGCTGCTGCTCGCGTCGATCGTTCCCGTGACGTATCTCGGCTACGCCGCGCTGTCGTCGGCGCCGGACCCCGAGACGACGCTGACCGTCGAACGCGACTGTACGCCACGGATGCCGTTGCCCGGCGAACGCGTCGAGGTCACGCTCACCGTCGAAAACGACTCGAGTCGGACCCTGCCAGATGTCCGGATCGCCGACCACGTTCCCGACGGCCTCGAGGTCGTCGAGGGGTCCCCGGAACGTGCGGTCACCCTGCGTGCGGGCGACCGGACGGAACTGACCTACGCCGTCCGTCCACAGCGAGGGACGTACGCCTTCGACGCACCGTGGATTCGGCTCCGAAGTCTGAGCGCAACCGCAGTTGCGACGGCGTCACCGACGGTACGCGGCGACGACGCTCTCGAGTGTACGATCCCGTTGAACGGGTTCCCGATCGATCGGCAGACGATTCCGCTCGCTGGCACCGTCGCGAGCGACAGTGGCGGGCCGGGTTACGAGTTCCACTCGACGCGGGAGTACCAGCAGGGCGATCCGCTGAGTCGGGTCGACTGGCGACGGTACGCCCGGACGGGCGAACTCGGGACTGTCCTCTATCGCGAACAGGAGTCGGCCAAGATCGTCGTGATCGTCGACGGGCGCGCCGTCACGCAGGTCACGCCGGAACCCGGCCGGCCGGACGGGACGACTCTCGCAGCGTATACGGGAATCGTGACGAGTTCGGCGCTCGCAGACGTCGGCCACAGCGTCGGAATGATCGGCTTCGGAATCGAGGGCGAGATCCCCGGCGTCTACACCGGCCCGCCAGCCTACGTCGAACCCGGTGCCGGCGCCGACGTCGGCGGACGTATCTCGCGAGTGTGTGACGCCATCGCCGCTCGCGGGAGCGACGGAGCCTCGAGCGACGACGCACGAACGCCGAGTCGGACGAATCAGCCGGGTCACAACCGGTCGGCGCTCCGGTCCGACAGCGGGAAAGCCGCGGCACACCTCGAGACGTTGCTTCCGGGCGATGCACAGCTCGTGGTCTGTACGCCCGCAGTCGACGACGCGATCGTCGATCTCGCGATCGCGTTGCGCCGGCGCGGATTCCGGACGACGATGGTCTCGCCGGACGTGACCGACGGCGACGAGGTCGGGGCACGACTGGCCGGCGTCGAACGACACGCCCGGCTGGAACGACTGCGCCGACTCGAGGTTCCGGTGGTCGACTGGAACACGTCGGAGCCGCTCGTGACTGCACTGAGTCAGGGACTGGGCGAGGTGATCCGGTGA
- a CDS encoding AAA family ATPase: MQDDLTVTSASERCDEVISRIDDAVITDRVFLEQVLTATLARGHVLLEDVPGTGKTLTALTLAQALGLEFSRIQFTPDLLPNDITGSHVFNERTGEFEFKKGPVFANVVLADEINRAPPKTQAALLEAMDEGQVSVGGTTRQLPDPFLVIATQNPVEQEGTFELPEAQRDRFMVKTSIGYPDRAGELELIERRSQRDTKMPTVDAVLDTAGVRNLQTVPERITMAEPVREYLVDLARATREDDRVDVGISPRGIQRYYEAARARATISGREYVAPDDVKRIAKPVMQHRIVLTTDAKIEGVDGATVVDDVLRRTEVPAVDPPA; encoded by the coding sequence ATGCAAGACGATCTCACCGTCACGTCGGCGAGCGAGCGGTGTGACGAGGTTATCTCCCGTATCGACGACGCGGTCATCACGGACCGCGTGTTTCTGGAACAGGTTCTGACTGCGACGCTCGCGCGCGGCCACGTCCTCCTCGAGGACGTCCCCGGAACTGGCAAGACCCTGACGGCGCTGACACTCGCCCAGGCGCTTGGTCTCGAGTTCTCCCGCATCCAGTTCACGCCGGATCTGCTCCCCAACGACATCACCGGCTCGCACGTGTTCAACGAGCGAACCGGCGAGTTCGAGTTCAAAAAGGGGCCAGTGTTCGCGAACGTGGTGCTGGCCGACGAGATCAACCGTGCGCCGCCGAAGACCCAGGCGGCCCTGCTCGAGGCGATGGACGAGGGACAGGTCAGCGTCGGCGGGACGACCCGACAGCTTCCCGATCCGTTCCTGGTGATCGCGACGCAGAACCCGGTCGAACAGGAGGGGACCTTCGAGTTGCCCGAAGCCCAGCGCGACCGCTTCATGGTCAAGACGTCGATCGGGTATCCGGATAGAGCGGGGGAACTCGAGTTGATCGAGCGTCGGAGCCAGCGCGACACGAAGATGCCGACGGTCGACGCCGTACTCGACACCGCCGGCGTCCGGAATCTCCAGACCGTCCCCGAACGGATCACGATGGCAGAGCCGGTCAGGGAGTACCTCGTCGACCTCGCACGAGCGACGCGCGAGGACGACCGCGTCGACGTCGGTATCTCGCCTCGAGGGATCCAGCGGTACTACGAGGCTGCCCGCGCCAGAGCGACGATTTCCGGTCGCGAGTACGTCGCACCGGACGACGTCAAACGGATCGCGAAACCAGTTATGCAACACCGGATCGTGTTGACGACGGACGCGAAGATCGAGGGCGTCGACGGCGCGACGGTCGTCGACGACGTTCTGCGCCGGACGGAGGTCCCGGCGGTCGATCCGCCGGCGTAA
- a CDS encoding helix-turn-helix domain-containing protein produces the protein MRPETAVATGSQGSRNPSDEGFDAWRALQKATDKKRADLLADVVGHPKGMPSVEELDYMNPPLSEDAIRRHLRTLADVGVVREREFEPGDRLRDYPYKFYELTDDARDLFDRNGLFPEEAWQRQYQAVEKTARIRDLEEMPRPDA, from the coding sequence ATGAGACCCGAAACGGCGGTGGCCACCGGCTCGCAGGGATCCCGGAACCCGTCCGACGAGGGGTTCGACGCGTGGCGGGCGCTTCAGAAGGCGACCGACAAGAAGCGAGCCGACCTCCTCGCGGACGTCGTCGGACATCCGAAAGGGATGCCGAGCGTCGAAGAACTGGATTACATGAATCCGCCGCTCAGCGAGGATGCGATCCGCCGGCACCTCAGGACGCTGGCTGACGTCGGTGTCGTTCGAGAACGCGAGTTCGAACCGGGCGACCGGCTCCGGGACTACCCCTACAAGTTCTACGAACTCACCGACGACGCTCGCGACCTGTTCGACCGCAACGGACTGTTCCCCGAGGAGGCCTGGCAACGCCAGTATCAGGCCGTCGAGAAGACGGCTCGAATCCGGGACCTCGAGGAGATGCCGCGTCCGGACGCCTGA
- a CDS encoding DUF7519 family protein has product MTATTKRSERDDQPNGTISAPVTAIVTMLATAVGAVALAVGVDALEPAAVAAVAGCLLTATVTATKRRTPGGRAVGSVLVVFAATAMTGAIGFAAVSGPIDVSAIFRVGVALSVGLAAFGATATLTGAVGDGAVRSAVPVAVFTAVPIAVAAAVYAVPVRATWDGVTRAGWTAEGRVAVERFLSPDGTAVGVVTFLALFVGLLWTAYVVLPRLPIPQLLPRDRREPAQQRIRRLALRTGIAGMFVLLAGTAATGVLFVPALSQLPYVESVIPVLESVLVPVAMAPAVRIGVVGAIVTLWLVWLLSRLPGLRRLRHGVLVSWGPVFTGGVLVASLVASGYPTVFEERIRPELEAMAADGPFVVPQLGEVPLEELLEVASPPEGIVIASVVIVGIVGSVVALLLGIWATGLVRLLPTRGAPGALGAGALVGGTIVAAAGGASPFVVCIAVAAAVVAWDAAVYGVSITEELGRDTNARMPALAHTTGTVLVGAVGVGVALAVPRLVGAFAVRTGITVALSLTVALLAVFVALKRRANASRTVDAGGLESDEPSTIDESQPAGDSDDATPEHPTASDSEDGVQSSLETDAASLDLEAETVPTVVSNEAETLRVGGFETIGDLQSASASEIASETRVTNAKARLIVSAVDDEYGEEE; this is encoded by the coding sequence ATGACAGCGACGACGAAACGCTCGGAACGTGACGACCAGCCGAACGGAACCATCAGCGCACCCGTGACGGCGATCGTAACGATGCTCGCAACCGCCGTCGGCGCGGTGGCGCTTGCAGTCGGCGTCGACGCACTGGAACCGGCCGCCGTCGCCGCCGTCGCGGGCTGTCTGTTGACGGCGACGGTGACCGCGACGAAACGCCGAACGCCCGGCGGACGGGCCGTCGGAAGCGTCCTCGTGGTGTTCGCCGCGACCGCCATGACGGGAGCGATCGGTTTCGCGGCCGTAAGCGGACCCATAGACGTCAGCGCGATCTTCCGCGTCGGCGTCGCCCTCTCGGTCGGCCTCGCGGCGTTCGGAGCGACGGCGACGCTCACCGGTGCGGTCGGCGACGGCGCGGTCCGCTCTGCGGTTCCCGTCGCCGTCTTCACTGCCGTTCCGATCGCGGTCGCTGCCGCGGTGTACGCCGTTCCGGTTCGCGCCACCTGGGACGGAGTGACTCGAGCCGGATGGACCGCAGAGGGACGCGTCGCTGTCGAACGGTTCCTCTCGCCGGACGGGACGGCAGTCGGCGTCGTGACGTTCCTGGCCCTGTTCGTGGGGCTGCTGTGGACCGCGTACGTCGTCCTCCCGCGACTGCCAATTCCTCAGTTGTTACCCCGTGACCGGCGGGAACCGGCCCAGCAACGCATTCGACGGCTCGCACTCCGAACGGGAATCGCCGGGATGTTCGTCCTGCTCGCAGGCACCGCCGCGACAGGCGTCCTGTTCGTCCCGGCACTATCACAGCTACCGTACGTGGAATCGGTGATTCCAGTCCTCGAGTCCGTACTCGTCCCGGTCGCGATGGCACCCGCAGTCAGAATCGGCGTCGTCGGAGCGATCGTGACGCTGTGGCTGGTGTGGCTGCTGTCGAGGCTCCCCGGACTGCGCCGACTTCGCCACGGCGTCCTCGTGTCCTGGGGGCCGGTATTCACGGGCGGCGTCCTCGTCGCGTCACTCGTCGCCAGCGGCTACCCGACCGTCTTCGAGGAGCGGATTCGACCGGAACTCGAGGCGATGGCAGCCGACGGCCCGTTCGTCGTCCCCCAACTCGGGGAGGTGCCTCTGGAGGAGCTACTCGAGGTCGCCTCTCCGCCGGAGGGGATCGTGATCGCGAGCGTCGTGATCGTGGGCATCGTCGGCAGCGTCGTCGCCCTGTTGCTCGGTATCTGGGCGACCGGACTCGTGCGACTCCTGCCAACGCGGGGCGCTCCCGGCGCGCTCGGTGCCGGTGCCCTCGTCGGTGGCACCATCGTCGCCGCGGCCGGCGGTGCGTCGCCGTTCGTCGTCTGCATCGCGGTCGCGGCCGCGGTCGTCGCCTGGGATGCAGCCGTCTACGGCGTCTCGATCACCGAGGAACTCGGTCGAGACACGAACGCTCGCATGCCCGCGTTGGCGCATACCACCGGCACTGTCCTGGTCGGAGCCGTCGGAGTCGGCGTCGCACTCGCCGTCCCGCGACTCGTCGGGGCGTTCGCGGTTCGAACCGGGATCACCGTCGCTCTCAGCCTGACCGTTGCACTGCTCGCCGTCTTCGTCGCGCTCAAACGCCGGGCGAACGCGAGCCGAACGGTCGACGCCGGCGGTCTCGAGTCCGACGAGCCCTCGACTATCGACGAATCGCAACCGGCCGGCGACAGCGACGACGCGACTCCGGAGCACCCCACGGCATCGGACAGCGAGGATGGCGTCCAGTCGTCGCTCGAGACCGACGCGGCGTCTCTCGACCTCGAGGCGGAGACCGTCCCGACCGTCGTCTCGAACGAAGCGGAGACGCTCCGTGTCGGCGGCTTCGAAACGATCGGCGATCTGCAGTCAGCGAGCGCGAGCGAGATCGCATCGGAAACGCGAGTCACGAACGCGAAAGCGAGGCTGATCGTCTCCGCTGTCGACGACGAATACGGCGAAGAAGAGTGA
- a CDS encoding transglutaminase family protein yields the protein MGEKDSRRAERTIRPDWGQFALVVVAIVVLALSAVVIPALGGVTFAGPGQLSAGDGEHDVPQLGDGASGGQTLDGAVGHSSDRSTIGGSVELSTEVQFTVRAEQGTYWRTGVYDRFTGDEWVRTGERSPYDGSIAEPRGERLTQVVTAETDLGLMPAAAEPVFVDDEQARHTEVSGHGQPHPTSPIREGDSYVVESTVHEPSPEELRTAGTDYPDSIDEFDYRQVPDDTSSEFVERTEAITEDADTPYEKATAIETHLRSSKDYSLDVDQPEGNVAEEFLLEMDEGYCVYFATTMTQMLRTEDVPARYVTGYTTGERVDDEYVVRGTNAHAWVEVYFPDHGWVTFEPTAGDDRDDAHSERLEEMDEDEFEDEHFEEESDDGHDDEESEDEHDEESEDDREDEDDRDESEDDREDDHEQEDEPEDEQESDDEETEDADEEETTDEELETETTYDIALDDPSPTPGSEVEVTVTNRNTGEPVEGAVVYFDDDRIGTTDVDGTVTGTVPYTESFTVQVEPTTTTTQGSLARGGPGAGLVSTATTQAAGSESAGTETTVETNAETTLEAPETAVPGAEVTITATVGDSSLVDGTVLVDGEERTTTDDTGTARVTMPETGGNATVSVERGEIGAERTIAIADGEIDVDSLVPLPGRTVDLELTHGGDPVDGATILVDGEEAATTANGTATVGLPIANEATIAGQFDGAAAETTVDGLYRNAGLLAVALVGGTGLAGRVLGRRYEITRETLRSLPAIARRLPRRAIELAQTLGRTVVDAVVRVAERLERVGDWCRSVARRFTDEGLAALAALHPLRLAALGLDAIYAIVDASRKRANALAALLGRGQPGPADGGGGDSQVVLTLRDLWRAFVQFVQPPNVRTKTPGEIGRYAVERGFPEPAVRTVVDAFRDTEYGQSTPSTDRVEQVGTALQSVAADSEQSGREVVERVGDDSARLIGETTPVADDDESDDDAEATQEPPAATDGNEADDRDETEDEGTTDG from the coding sequence ATGGGAGAGAAAGACTCGAGGCGAGCGGAACGTACGATCCGGCCGGACTGGGGGCAGTTCGCCCTCGTCGTGGTCGCTATCGTGGTGCTGGCGCTGTCGGCAGTGGTGATACCGGCACTGGGTGGCGTCACGTTCGCCGGGCCGGGGCAGCTATCGGCAGGTGACGGCGAACACGACGTTCCCCAGCTCGGGGACGGAGCGAGCGGCGGGCAAACGCTCGATGGCGCGGTCGGACACTCGTCCGATCGCTCTACGATCGGTGGCTCCGTCGAACTCTCGACCGAGGTACAGTTTACCGTCAGGGCAGAGCAGGGGACGTACTGGCGAACGGGCGTCTACGATCGGTTCACCGGCGACGAGTGGGTTCGAACCGGCGAGCGAAGCCCGTACGACGGCTCGATCGCGGAGCCACGGGGCGAGCGGCTGACCCAGGTCGTCACTGCCGAGACCGACCTCGGACTCATGCCGGCGGCAGCCGAGCCAGTCTTCGTCGACGACGAGCAGGCTCGCCACACGGAGGTTTCCGGACACGGCCAGCCACATCCCACGTCGCCGATTCGTGAGGGCGACAGCTACGTCGTCGAGAGTACGGTCCACGAGCCAAGCCCCGAGGAACTCCGGACGGCAGGCACCGACTATCCCGACTCGATCGACGAGTTCGACTACCGGCAGGTCCCCGACGACACCTCGAGCGAGTTCGTCGAGCGAACCGAAGCGATCACCGAAGACGCCGACACGCCATACGAGAAGGCGACAGCGATCGAGACCCACCTCCGATCCTCGAAAGACTACTCGCTCGACGTCGACCAACCCGAGGGCAACGTCGCCGAGGAGTTCCTACTCGAGATGGACGAGGGCTACTGCGTCTACTTCGCGACGACGATGACACAGATGCTTCGGACCGAAGACGTTCCGGCCCGGTACGTGACCGGCTACACGACCGGCGAACGGGTCGACGACGAGTACGTCGTCCGCGGGACGAACGCCCACGCCTGGGTCGAGGTCTACTTCCCGGACCACGGCTGGGTGACTTTCGAGCCGACGGCCGGTGACGACCGCGACGACGCCCACTCGGAGCGACTCGAGGAGATGGACGAAGACGAGTTCGAAGACGAACACTTCGAGGAAGAGTCCGACGACGGCCACGACGACGAAGAGAGCGAGGACGAACACGACGAAGAAAGCGAAGACGACCGGGAAGACGAGGACGACCGCGACGAATCCGAAGACGACCGGGAGGACGACCACGAGCAAGAAGACGAACCCGAAGACGAGCAGGAAAGCGACGACGAAGAGACCGAAGATGCCGACGAAGAGGAAACGACGGACGAGGAACTCGAGACGGAGACGACCTACGACATCGCCCTGGACGACCCGTCGCCGACACCGGGCTCCGAGGTCGAAGTCACCGTCACGAACCGCAACACCGGCGAGCCAGTCGAAGGCGCAGTCGTCTACTTCGACGACGATCGAATCGGGACGACGGACGTGGACGGAACCGTGACGGGAACCGTCCCCTACACGGAATCGTTCACCGTTCAGGTCGAACCGACGACGACGACGACACAGGGTTCGCTCGCTCGAGGTGGGCCCGGAGCGGGCCTCGTCAGCACGGCGACGACACAGGCTGCGGGCAGCGAGAGCGCGGGGACAGAGACGACCGTCGAGACGAACGCCGAAACCACACTCGAGGCACCGGAGACGGCCGTTCCCGGAGCAGAGGTTACGATCACGGCGACGGTCGGCGATAGCTCGCTCGTCGACGGGACGGTGCTCGTCGACGGCGAGGAGCGGACGACGACCGACGACACCGGGACGGCACGAGTCACGATGCCGGAGACGGGCGGAAACGCGACGGTCAGCGTCGAGCGCGGTGAAATCGGCGCCGAACGAACGATCGCGATCGCCGACGGCGAGATCGACGTCGACAGTCTCGTGCCGCTACCGGGACGGACGGTCGACCTCGAGTTGACACACGGCGGCGATCCAGTCGACGGCGCGACGATCCTCGTCGACGGCGAAGAGGCGGCGACGACGGCGAACGGGACCGCGACAGTCGGGTTACCGATCGCGAACGAGGCGACGATCGCGGGACAGTTCGACGGCGCGGCCGCCGAGACGACCGTCGACGGGCTCTACCGCAACGCCGGACTGCTCGCGGTCGCGCTCGTCGGCGGAACAGGACTCGCCGGCAGAGTCCTCGGTCGACGATACGAAATCACGCGAGAGACGCTCCGATCCCTGCCCGCGATCGCCAGACGACTCCCTCGGCGTGCGATCGAACTGGCGCAGACGCTCGGACGGACGGTCGTCGACGCGGTCGTCCGCGTCGCCGAACGCCTCGAGCGGGTCGGCGACTGGTGTCGGTCCGTGGCGAGGCGGTTCACCGACGAGGGGCTGGCCGCACTTGCGGCGTTACACCCGCTCCGGCTGGCTGCCCTCGGTCTCGACGCGATCTATGCGATAGTAGACGCCTCGAGAAAGCGGGCGAACGCGCTCGCGGCGCTGCTCGGCAGGGGTCAGCCGGGACCCGCGGACGGGGGTGGCGGCGACTCCCAGGTCGTGCTCACGCTGCGGGACCTCTGGCGGGCGTTCGTCCAGTTCGTCCAGCCGCCGAACGTCCGGACGAAGACGCCAGGTGAGATCGGCCGGTACGCGGTCGAGCGCGGGTTCCCGGAGCCGGCCGTCCGGACCGTGGTCGACGCCTTCCGGGACACCGAGTATGGACAGTCGACGCCCTCGACGGATCGAGTCGAGCAGGTCGGTACGGCGCTGCAGTCGGTGGCAGCGGACTCGGAGCAGTCGGGACGGGAGGTCGTCGAACGGGTCGGCGACGACTCGGCGCGGCTGATCGGCGAGACGACGCCCGTAGCGGACGACGACGAGAGCGACGACGACGCGGAAGCGACTCAAGAGCCACCGGCCGCGACCGACGGAAACGAAGCCGATGACCGAGACGAGACGGAAGACGAGGGGACGACGGATGGGTGA
- a CDS encoding DUF7269 family protein: MGDWSKLNALLAVVSVVALVFGAVIVTVPSALPPAIADEITAFEQSIDTRTVLIGITVVVFLFGLWRTYFSGASDVRDSGVGRTRAAVDESTDAAVIGARTSERADRTIAALKGGQSVDTDPLVEDLRASLRAIETARGYSGVRRENRIRRGKWTDDRIAATFLGDETAGSLSLWHRLRMWLFPGRTFERRLERTLEELERYATADVTESERRTDTDAAEGDDA; this comes from the coding sequence ATGGGTGACTGGTCCAAACTGAACGCGTTACTCGCGGTCGTGTCGGTGGTCGCACTCGTTTTCGGCGCCGTGATCGTGACCGTCCCCTCCGCGCTTCCGCCGGCAATCGCGGACGAAATCACGGCGTTCGAGCAGTCGATCGACACCCGGACCGTACTGATCGGAATTACGGTCGTCGTCTTCCTGTTCGGGCTGTGGCGGACGTACTTCTCCGGGGCGAGCGACGTTCGCGATTCCGGTGTCGGTCGGACACGAGCGGCAGTCGACGAATCCACCGACGCCGCCGTGATCGGAGCGCGAACGAGCGAACGCGCCGATCGGACGATCGCGGCGCTGAAAGGCGGCCAGTCGGTCGACACGGACCCGCTCGTCGAGGACCTCCGCGCGTCGCTTCGAGCCATCGAGACCGCGAGAGGCTACTCGGGTGTCCGCCGCGAAAACCGCATTCGACGGGGCAAGTGGACCGACGACCGCATCGCGGCTACGTTCCTCGGCGACGAAACCGCCGGCAGCCTCTCGCTCTGGCACCGACTCCGGATGTGGCTGTTCCCCGGCCGGACGTTCGAACGGCGACTCGAGCGAACCCTCGAGGAACTCGAGCGGTACGCGACCGCAGACGTGACGGAGAGCGAACGGAGGACGGACACAGACGCCGCGGAGGGAGACGATGCGTAG
- a CDS encoding tryptophan--tRNA ligase → MTGDDPLEESEPGEPIADGGERSSSELRSDGGAAGADEVALDPWGSSSVSDYRKLFEEFGIEEFDEVLEEVPNPHYLMRRGVIFGHRDYRPVAEAMREDEPAAVLSGFMPTGDPHIGHKLVFDEIVWHQQQGADAYALIADLEANAARGMTWEEIDEHARSYLLSLLALGFDPEEGTLYRQSTNREVQDLAFDLGAEANFSEFQSIYGFDGETDVSHMQSVVTQMADILYPQLEEPKPTVIPVGPDQDPHVRLARDLAERMRFFKVSEAYASFELEPEERDIVADFYKRLDPAEFDDDMLRCTHVAEAIAETPLEELAVDASTLDDLLTKLEEGGMEPVRPRTRFFDRRATDEAFDALIDAIDGEKRVYENHVDAFEIDLAEAEELAREVEVDNGGYGFQPPSSIYHRFMTGLTGGKMSSSIPASHISLLDDPEDGYNKVKSATTGGRETAEEQREKGGKADECPVYELYAYLLAGDDDEFAKRVYDECVGGERLCGDCKEQAAQLMKEFLEDHQEKREEVEELLEDADIELESPRRR, encoded by the coding sequence ATGACCGGAGACGACCCGCTCGAGGAGTCCGAGCCAGGAGAACCGATCGCGGACGGTGGTGAGCGATCTTCGTCGGAGCTTCGTTCCGACGGTGGGGCAGCAGGTGCTGACGAAGTCGCACTGGATCCGTGGGGCTCCTCGTCCGTCTCCGACTATCGCAAGCTATTCGAGGAGTTCGGCATCGAAGAGTTCGACGAGGTGCTCGAGGAGGTTCCGAATCCCCATTACCTGATGCGACGGGGCGTCATTTTCGGCCACCGTGACTATCGCCCGGTCGCCGAGGCGATGCGCGAAGACGAGCCTGCGGCCGTTCTCTCGGGATTCATGCCGACCGGCGACCCACACATCGGCCACAAACTCGTCTTCGACGAGATCGTCTGGCATCAACAGCAGGGTGCCGACGCCTACGCGCTGATCGCCGACTTAGAGGCCAACGCCGCCCGCGGGATGACCTGGGAGGAGATCGACGAACACGCACGTAGCTACCTCCTCTCGCTGCTCGCGCTAGGGTTCGACCCCGAGGAAGGGACGCTCTACCGCCAGTCGACGAACCGCGAGGTCCAGGACCTCGCGTTCGACCTCGGCGCGGAAGCTAACTTCTCGGAGTTCCAGTCGATCTACGGCTTCGACGGCGAGACCGACGTCTCCCACATGCAGTCGGTCGTCACCCAGATGGCCGACATCCTCTACCCGCAACTCGAGGAGCCAAAGCCGACCGTCATCCCAGTCGGCCCCGACCAGGACCCCCACGTTCGGCTGGCACGGGACCTCGCCGAACGGATGCGCTTCTTCAAGGTCAGCGAGGCGTACGCCAGCTTCGAACTCGAGCCCGAGGAACGCGACATCGTCGCGGACTTCTACAAGCGGCTCGATCCCGCCGAGTTCGACGACGACATGCTCCGGTGTACGCACGTCGCCGAAGCTATCGCGGAGACGCCGCTCGAGGAACTCGCGGTCGACGCGAGCACGCTCGACGACCTCCTGACGAAACTCGAGGAAGGCGGCATGGAGCCCGTCCGTCCCCGGACGCGCTTCTTCGATCGACGGGCGACCGACGAGGCGTTCGACGCCCTGATCGACGCGATCGACGGCGAAAAGCGCGTCTACGAGAACCACGTCGACGCCTTCGAGATCGACCTTGCGGAGGCCGAGGAACTCGCCCGCGAGGTCGAGGTCGACAACGGCGGCTACGGCTTCCAGCCGCCGTCGTCGATCTACCACCGGTTCATGACCGGTCTCACCGGCGGCAAGATGTCCTCGTCGATTCCGGCGAGCCACATCTCGCTGCTCGACGACCCCGAGGACGGCTACAATAAGGTGAAGTCGGCGACCACCGGCGGCCGCGAAACCGCCGAAGAACAGCGCGAGAAAGGCGGGAAGGCAGACGAGTGTCCCGTCTACGAACTGTACGCCTACCTGCTCGCCGGCGACGACGACGAGTTCGCCAAACGCGTCTACGACGAGTGCGTCGGCGGCGAACGCCTCTGTGGCGACTGCAAAGAACAGGCCGCACAGCTGATGAAGGAGTTCCTCGAGGACCACCAGGAAAAACGCGAGGAAGTCGAGGAGTTACTCGAGGACGCGGATATCGAACTCGAGTCGCCGCGTCGTCGCTGA